Within Paeniglutamicibacter psychrophenolicus, the genomic segment CACTGGCCGGATCGACCGTGCTCATCACCGGGGCGGCCATGGGCATGGGCAAGATGTATGCCCAGCTTGCCGTGCGCGACCGGGCCAGCCACGTGATTCTCTGGGACATCAACGCGGCGGAGCTTGAACACACCGCCGTCGAGCTGCGCACCGGCGGCAGCGAGATCCACACGATGGTGGTGGATGTGTCCAGGCTTGAATCCATCGAGGAGGCCGCCGAGGAGGTGCGCGCCGGCGTCGGGGCCCCGGACATCCTCATCAACAACGCCGGCATCGTGCGCGGCAAGTACTTCTGGGAACACGACCAGCGCTCCGACATCGCCGCGACCATGAACATCAACACCCTGGCGCTGATGCACATCACCCGCGAGTTCCTGCCCTCCATGATTTCCCGCGGGCGCACCAGCCGGATCGTGAACGTGGCCTCGG encodes:
- a CDS encoding SDR family oxidoreductase, with the translated sequence MSPTIDTLAGSTVLITGAAMGMGKMYAQLAVRDRASHVILWDINAAELEHTAVELRTGGSEIHTMVVDVSRLESIEEAAEEVRAGVGAPDILINNAGIVRGKYFWEHDQRSDIAATMNINTLALMHITREFLPSMISRGRTSRIVNVASAAGLLANPRMSVYSSSKWAVIGWSDSLRLELAQAGHKHIKVTTFCPSYIKTGMFEGARGPLLTPLLEPWPVTERVWRAMKDGQPMLMMPWTVKLSTALRGVLPIAAWDVVAGRVFGVYKSMEHFTGRR